One window of the Onychostoma macrolepis isolate SWU-2019 chromosome 21, ASM1243209v1, whole genome shotgun sequence genome contains the following:
- the elnb gene encoding elastin b, which translates to MAWSKVPLLLHGFLLLVLCKPSLQGGIYIPAGAGGGLGTGAGLGAGTGPGGGFGAGIGSAGVGHGGVGTGLGPGGLGIGPGTGIRPGTGFGGGGPGGQGAGLGAGGLGGFGPGGAGLGTGGLGTGGLGTGGLGTGSFFKPPKTGGYGGLPGIGPGGTGIGPGSLAPGGVGSFGIGPGGIGPGGIGPGGIGSGSIGPGGIGPGGTGTIGTGPGIVRPGAGVGTGGLGAGAGSKPPKPGYGGIPGTLGTAGLGGLGLRPGGAGLGGVVPGGFGVGPGASGIGTGIPGQGVGTGVGGFGPGGAGPIGAGRGVGGKPPKTGYGGLGGLGGYGPGGVSTGGIGPGGIVPGGVGPGGIVPGGVGPGGIVPGGVGPGGIVPGRTGQGGIVPGGVGPGVLSPGAGRKPGKPGYSGLGGFGSGPFGTGSLGAGAIPLTPGGAGTGYPLGGSYSGYGTYPGAGTTGQKPPKPGIGPGGTGFRPGGAGVLPGGVGIGPGGTGIGPGGAGIGPGGTGIGPGGAGLGPGGAGIGPGGTGIGPGGAGVGPGGVGIGPGGTGTGIGGAGVAHGGGTGTGTGAGGKVGKIGKAPVPGIGIPGLYQGGIVPGQGFGGRGILPGVATGSQTGQLGQGALGANGGRGGFGQQIPGVFRGYPLISPKSGGTSTAKSQAKAAKYGAGGVPGLGGGLGIGGIPGAGGIPGAGGVPGIGGVPGAGGLPGLGGIPGAGVIPGASGGTPGVLYPGAGGSYPWGTGAKARKYASGIGSGGLPGSGLGVGGLGAGGLPGSGLGVGGLGAGGLPGSGLGVGGLGAGGLPGSGLGVGGLGAGGLPGSGLGVGGLGTGGIPGPGVGPEGYAAAKARKYAQLGRPGGTLGTGVGGLPGGGLGGLPGGGAGGLPGGGVGGLPGGGAGGLPGGGVGGLPGGGVGGLPGGGVGGLPGGGFGGLPGGGFGGLPGGGFGGLPGGGFGGLPSGGAGGLPGSGTGYAEAKARKYGLLGGGAGLGTGTGLAAGVPGGLPGTGVRPFGAGIIPGTGAGQGGVPGVGFGPGGVPGGGLGPGSVAGSAFGPGGYAGAKARKYGLTGGAGGTGLPGGLGGSLGSGTVSGVGAAGGTPGGGLGPGGAPIGGYGPGGAPVGGYGPGGAPLGGYGPRGVPAGGYGPGSGAYPGGPKALKYGPGASGGAPGLGLQGQVGTGPAGGFGMGAGPVGGYGPGTVGGPGSGFAGAGLPGSAVGAGSRGGLGPGYGTGAGGYGPGSKAAKYGLPGTGGVLGAGGVPGTGTGLAGGPGVLPGWLGYGGYGGAQKPPKYGQPAGGAGSVGGSVPATGGTGATGTGIGTGGVGGAGGTPVSGTKPDKYGIIGGTAIPGSTAATGTDRGAGPKPGVDGVIGIPDGATRGAGEGQGGTKAPKTESGGPIEGSGVTGGSIDADGLDGVAGTGIPILAGEKPGISGTVPGGTGVPRPERVGDSGTLPGAKPLKPPGIGGGAIAGRGDTPGTIEGGLGSVGGGPGGVGGGLGGVGGVPGGVGGVPGGVGGVPGGVGGVPGGVPGGVGGVPGGVPGGVGGVPGGVGGVPGGVGGVPGGIGGVPGGVGGVPGGIGGGVKPPKVYSGTGVIGALGVGGVGGTGPAGTGGTGLLPGGGGLLPGGYGGAGGLGAGGIQPGTGLRFPSGAAVGSKQGKVYGAAGTLGGLGGPGGYGTGPGGYGGGPGGYGGGPGGYGGGPGGYGGGPGGYGGGPGSAGGLGGPGVGGLGYGPGAVKPPKSYGGAGTLGGAGRGGIGGGPGGLGGGLGVGPGGAGGLGGGLGVGPGGAGGLGGGLGVGPRGVGGGPGGVGGLGGGLGARYPGGGLGAVKPGKSGYGGLGAAGGVGGLGGGAGSRVGTGFGTGALGGQGYQPGYGGTGAGGPGSAPLTPQQSKAAKYAALQGFLGAGGYRGGAGCQGKYCGRRRK; encoded by the exons ATGGCCTGGAGTAAGGTACCTCTGCTCTTGCATGGATTTCTCCTGCTGGTTCTGTGTAAACCCTCCCTTCAAGGAG GAATCTACATACCAGCTGGTGCAGGGGGTGGTCTTGGAACTGGAGCTGGACTTGGTGCTGGAACAGGTCCAGGAGGAGGATTTGGTGCTGGAATCGGAAGTGCTGGGGTTGGTCATGGAGGAGTTGGAACAGGATTAGGTCCAGGTGGTCTTGGAATAGGGCCAGGAACTGGAATCAGACCTGGAACTG GCTTCGGAGGTGGTGGTCCTGGGGGGCAAGGTGCTGGACTGGGTGCTGGAGGCCTTGGGGGATTTGGGCCTGGTGGTGCAGGGCTTGGTACAGGAGGACTTGGTACTGGTGGATTAGGCACCGGAGGCCTCGGAACAG GGTCATTCTTCAAGCCACCTAAAACAG GAGGATATGGAGGTTTACCAGGAATTGGGCCAGGTGGTACAGGTATTGGTCCTGGATCACTTGCACCTGGAGGAGTTGGTTCTTTTGGCATTGGTCCAGGAGGCATTGGACCAGGAGGAATAGGACCTGGTGGCATAGGATCTGGTAGCATTGGACCTGGTGGCATAGGACCTGGTGGCACTGGTACTATAGGAACTGGACCAGGAATTGTCAGACCTGGTGCTGGTGTTGGAACTGGAGGCCTTGGAGCAG GTGCTGGTAGCAAACCCCCTAAACCAG GTTATGGGGGTATTCCAGGCACTCTTGGAACTGCAGGTCTTGGTGGCCTTGGACTCAGGCCAGGGGGTGCTGGCCTTGGAGGTGTAGTACCGGGTGGCTTTGGTGTTGGTCCTGGAGCTAGTGGCATTGGCACAGGAATACCTGGACAAG gtGTAGGCACTGGTGTGGGAGGGTTTGGCCCTGGTGGAGCTGGTCCAATAGGTGCTGGAAGAG GTGTGGGTGGAAAACCACCCAAAACAG GTTATGGAGGTCTTGGTGGTCTTGGTGGTTATGGCCCAGGAGGTGTCAGCACGGGAGGTATAGGACCTGGTGGCATCGTCCCTGGCGGCGTTGGACCAGGTGGCATTGTCCCAGGTGGCGTTGGACCAGGTGGCATTGTCCCTGGTGGTGTTGGACCAGGTGGCATTGTCCCAGGTAGAACTGGACAAGGTGGCATTGTCCCTGGTGGTGTTGGGCCAGGTGTCTTGAGTCCTG GAGCAGGCAGAAAACCTGGGAAACCAG GTTATAGTGGGCTTGGGGGTTTTGGAAGCGGACCGTTTGGAACAGGAAGTCTTGGAGCAGGTGCTATTCCACTTACACCTGGAGGAGCTGGAACAGGCTATCCATTAGGTG GTAGCTATAGTGGATATGGTACTTATCCTGGAGCTGGAACAACTGGTCAGAAACCACCAAAACCAG GAATTGGTCCAGGCGGCACAGGATTTAGACCTGGGGGTGCAGGAGTTCTGCCTGGGGGTGTAGGAATTGGACCGGGTGGCACAGGAATTGGACCAGGTGGTGCAGGAATTGGTCCAGGTGGCACAGGAATTGGACCAGGTGGTGCAGGACTTGGACCAGGTGGTGCAGGAATTGGTCCAGGTGGCACAGGAATTGGACCAGGTGGAGCTGGAGTTGGGCCTGGAGGTGTAGGAATTGGACCTGGTGGCACTGGAACTGGAATTGGAGGAGCAGGAGTTGCACATGGTGGAG GAACTGGAACTGGGACAGGTGCGGGGGGGAAAGTCGGAAAGATTGGGAAGGCACCAGTGCCAG GTATTGGGATTCCTGGGCTATACCAAGGGGGTATAGTTCCTGGACAAG GTTTTGGCGGTAGAGGCATTCTGCCAGGTGTAGCCACTGGATCTCAAACTG GGCAGCTTGGTCAAGGTGCGCTTGGAGCTAATG GAGGTCGTGGAGGATTTGGTCAACAAATACCAGGCGTGTTCCGTGGATATCCTCTTATATCACCAAAGTCTGGAG GTACAAGCACTGCAAAGTCTCAGGCTAAAGCTGCCAAGTACG GGGCTGGTGGTGTTCCGGGTCTCGGTGGTGGGCTTGGTATAGGAGGTATACCTGGTGCAGGTGGTATACCAGGTGCAGGTGGTGTTCCAGGCATAGGTGGTGTACCTGGTGCAGGTGGTTTGCCAGGATTAGGTGGTATTCCAGGTGCTGGAGTCATTCCTGGAGCTAGCGGTGGAACTCCTGGTGTCCTATATCCAGGAGCTGGTGGTTCCTATCCTTGGG GAACTGGGGCAAAAGCTCGAAAGTATG CTTCCGGGATAGGATCTGGTGGACTTCCTGGTTCTGGTTTGGGAGTGGGTGGTCTTGGAGCTGGAGGACTTCCTGGTTCTGGTTTGGGAGTGGGTGGCCTTGGAGCTGGAGGACTTCCTGGTTCTGGTTTGGGAGTGGGTGGTCTTGGAGCTGGAGGACTTCCTGGTTCTGGTTTGGGAGTGGGTGGCCTTGGAGCTGGAGGACTTCCTGGTTCTGGTTTGGGAGTTGGTGGTCTTGGCACTGGTGGTATCCCTGGACCTGGAGTTGGTCCTGAAG GATATGCTGCAGCCAAAGCAAGAAAATATG CTCAGCTTGGACGTCCTGGTGGGACTTTAGGTACAGGAGTTGGAGGGCTACCTGGAGGTGGACTTGGTGGTTTACCAGGTGGAGGAGCTGGTGGACTGCCTGGTGGTGGAGTTGGTGGACTGCCTGGTGGAGGAGCTGGTGGACTGCCTGGTGGTGGAGTTGGTGGACTGCCTGGTGGTGGAGTTGGTGGACTGCCTGGTGGTGGAGTTGGTGGACTGCCTGGTGGTGGATTTGGTGGACTGCCTGGTGGTGGATTTGGTGGACTGCCTGGTGGTGGATTTGGTGGACTGCCTGGTGGTGGATTTGGTGGTCTTCCTAGCGGTGGTGCTGGAGGACTCCCCGGCTCTGGAACTG GATATGCGGAGGCAAAAGCTCGTAAATATG gTCTACTTGGTGGAGGTGCTGGTTTAGGTACAGGCACTGGATTAGCTGCAGGTGTTCCAGGTGGATTACCAGGCACTGGTGTCAGACCATTTGGGGCAGGGATTATACCAGGAACTGGGGCTGGACAAGGAGGTGTCCCTGGTGTGGGTTTTGGTCCAGGAGGTGTACCCGGTGGTGGGCTTGGACCTGGTAGTGTTGCTGGAAGTGCATTTGGACCTGGAG GATATGCTGGGGCCAAAGCTCGCAAATATG GGCTTACTGGTGGAGCTGGTGGAACGGGATTGCCTGGAGGTTTAGGAGGGTCTCTTGGTAGTGGAACAGTGTCAGGTGTTGGAGCTGCTGGAGGAACACCAGGTGGAGGACTTGGACCTGGGGGGGCACCAATTGGCGGTTATGGACCAGGAGGAGCACCAGTCGGTGGTTACGGACCTGGAGGGGCACCCTTAGGTGGTTATGGGCCAAGAGGAGTACCTGCTGGAGGATATGGGCCTGGCTCTGGAG CATATCCAGGTGGACCAAAGGCCCTAAAATATG GTCCTGGTGCTAGTGGAGGAGCTCCAGGACTTGGTCTGCAGGGTCAGGTAGGAACCGGTCCAGCAGGAGGATTTGGCATGGGGGCAGGGCCAGTTGGTGGTTATGGTCCAGGGACTGTAGGAGGTCCCGGGTCTGGATTTGCTGGAGCAGGACTTCCTGGTAGTGCTGTCGGAGCAGGAAGCAGAGGAGGGCTTGGGCCTGGGTATGGAACAGGTGCTGGAG GATATGGACCTGGATCAAAAGCAGCTAAATATG GTTTACCTGGAACTGGAGGTGTCTTGGGAGCAGGAGGTGTACCAGGAACTGGAACAGGATTGGCAGGAGGTCCTGGCG ttctgcCTGGATGGCTTGGATATGGAG GGTATGGAGGAGCACAAAAACCACCTAAATATG GACAACCAGCTGGTGGGGCTGGAAGTGTGGGTGGGTCGGTACCAGCAACTGGTGGAACTGGGGCCACAGGAACTGGAATTGGAACTG GTGGTGTAGGTGGGGCTGGAGGCACACCAGTTTCAGGAACCAAGCCAGACAAATATG GCATCATAGGAGGAACAGCAATTCCAGGAAGTACAGCTGCTACCGGCACAGATCGTGGAGCAGGACCTAAACCTGGAGTTGATGGAG TGATTGGCATTCCTGATGGTGCAACCCGTGGTGCTGGAGAAGGTCAAG GTGGAACAAAAGCTCCCAAGACTG AATCTGGCGGACCAATAGAGGGATCAG GTGTTACTGGTGGGTCCATTGATGCTGATGGACTTGATGGGGTTGCTGGGACAGGAATACCCATTTTAGCTGGAGAAAAACCAG gcATCTCTGGAACTGTACCAG GTGGAACCGGAGTGCCACGACCCGAGA GAGTTGGCGATAGTGGAACACTACCAGGAGCCAAACCACTAAAGCCCCCAG GCATTGGAGGTGGAGCCATTGCTGGACGTGGAGATACCCCAGGCACTATTGAAGGAGGACTGGGAAGTGTAGGCGGTGGTCCAGGTGGGGTTGGTGGAGGACTGGGAGGAGTTGGTGGAGTTCCAGGAGGAGTAGGTGGAGTTCCAGGGGGAGTTGGTGGAGTTCCTGGTGGAGTTGGTGGAGTTCCAGGTGGTGTTCCAGGAGGAGTTGGTGGTGTTCCAGGTGGAGTTCCAGGAGGAGTTGGTGGTGTTCCAGGTGGAGTTGGTGGAGTTCCTGGTGGAGTTGGTGGAGTTCCAGGAGGAATTGGAGGAGTTCCTGGTGGAGTTGGTGGAGTTCCAGGAGGAATTGGAGGAGGAGTTAAACCCCCTAAAG TTTACAGCGGTACAGGTGTAATTGGAGCTCTTGGAGTTGGAGGTGTAGGTGGAACGGGTCCAGCTGGAACAGGAGGAACTGGACTTCTACCTGGAGGTGGTGGTTTACTACCAGGAG GTTATGGAGGAGCTGGAGGTTTAGGAGCCGGTGGGATCCAACCAGGGACCG gCCTCAGGTTCCCCAGTGGGGCTGCAGTGGGCAGCAAACAAGGAAAAG TTTATGGGGCAGCAGGCACACTTGGTGGGCTTGGAGGCCCAGGCGGATATGGAACAGGACCCGGTGGCTATGGAGGTGGTCCAGGTGGTTATGGTGGTGGCCCGGGTGGTTATGGTGGTGGCCCGGGTGGTTATGGTGGTGGCCCAGGTGGTTATGGTGGTGGCCCGGGCAGTGCTGGAGGACTTGGAGGGCCTGGAGTTGGTG ggCTTGGTTATGGTCCTGGCGCAGTAAAACCACCTAAAA GCTATGGAGGAGCTGGAACATTGGGTGGAGCTGGAAGAGGAGGAATTGGTGGAGGTCCTGGAGGTCTTGGAGGTGGTCTAGGAGTAGGACCAGGAGGGGCTGGAGGTCTTGGAGGTGGTCTAGGAGTAGGACCAGGAGGGGCTGGAGGTCTTGGAGGTGGTCTAGGAGTAGGACCAAGAGGTGTTGGTGGAGGTCCTGGAGGAGTTGGAGGACTGGGTGGAG gtttaGGTGCCAGATATCCAGGTGGTGGCCTGGGAGCTGTGAAACCTGGGAAATCAG gGTATGGAGGTTTAGGTGCAGCTGGAGGCGTGGGAGGTCTAGGAGGAGGTGCTGGAAGCCGAGTTGGAACCG GCTTTGGCACAGGTGCACTGGGTGGTCAAGGCTATCAGCCAG